A DNA window from Methanosarcinales archaeon contains the following coding sequences:
- a CDS encoding RtcB family protein, which translates to MTKPSDIVQKVEENLYEVPMDFQEGMRVPGRILVSHKLMNDLEIGTLHQTANVAALPGIQKYSLAMPDAHFGYGFPIGGVAAFDATEGVISPGGVGFDINCGVRILRTDLEIQEVRPRIKELMNKLFTAIPSGVGSKSKLRVSDSELDDAFNLGASWAVEQGYGVETDILHCEDNGFIDAADPAKVSDKARKRGKPQFGTLGSGNHFLEVQEVDKIYEPEIAKLFGIREGTVTVMIHCGSRGAGHQICTDYLQVMEQASKKYGIDLPDKQLACAPADSREGQDYFKAMAAGANYAWANRQVITHWVRETFQNVFNKDAEELGMDLVYDVAHNVAKLEEHEIDGKKKEVYVHRKGATRAFPAGHKDVPTVYRSVGQPVLIPGSMGTPSYILHGAERSMELTFGSACHGAGRVMGRGEAKRKFRGEVLEKQLADKGIHVRATHPSMLAEEAPEVYKSSSEVVNVVHDLNIARKVVRVRPMGVAKG; encoded by the coding sequence ATGACAAAACCCAGTGATATCGTTCAAAAGGTAGAAGAGAATCTCTATGAGGTCCCTATGGACTTCCAGGAAGGAATGAGGGTCCCAGGCCGTATTTTAGTATCCCACAAACTTATGAATGATCTTGAGATCGGCACATTGCACCAGACCGCAAACGTGGCCGCTCTTCCAGGCATCCAGAAATATTCCCTGGCAATGCCAGACGCCCATTTTGGTTACGGCTTTCCCATTGGCGGGGTGGCAGCCTTTGACGCTACGGAAGGCGTGATCTCTCCAGGCGGCGTGGGATTTGATATCAACTGCGGGGTACGTATCTTAAGGACAGACCTGGAAATCCAGGAGGTAAGACCCAGGATCAAGGAATTGATGAACAAATTGTTCACAGCCATTCCATCTGGTGTGGGTTCCAAGAGCAAGCTGAGGGTTTCAGATAGTGAACTGGATGATGCGTTTAATTTGGGTGCTTCCTGGGCTGTAGAGCAGGGTTACGGTGTTGAGACTGATATCCTGCACTGCGAGGACAATGGCTTCATTGATGCTGCAGACCCTGCAAAGGTCAGTGATAAAGCCAGGAAGCGTGGCAAACCCCAGTTCGGGACCCTGGGAAGTGGAAATCATTTCCTGGAGGTACAGGAAGTAGATAAGATCTACGAGCCCGAGATCGCTAAGCTATTCGGCATTCGTGAAGGGACGGTCACTGTCATGATCCACTGCGGTTCAAGGGGTGCAGGTCACCAGATATGCACTGATTACCTGCAGGTCATGGAGCAGGCTTCTAAAAAATACGGCATCGATCTGCCTGATAAACAGCTTGCCTGCGCTCCTGCTGACAGCCGGGAAGGCCAGGATTATTTCAAGGCCATGGCTGCCGGTGCCAATTATGCCTGGGCTAACCGCCAGGTAATTACCCATTGGGTCAGGGAGACCTTCCAAAATGTGTTTAACAAAGATGCCGAAGAGCTTGGTATGGATCTGGTGTATGATGTAGCGCATAATGTTGCCAAGCTGGAAGAACATGAGATCGACGGTAAGAAAAAAGAAGTTTATGTTCACCGCAAAGGTGCGACCAGGGCATTTCCTGCAGGCCACAAGGACGTCCCGACAGTATACCGATCAGTAGGCCAGCCTGTCCTGATCCCTGGCAGCATGGGCACACCTTCTTATATCCTGCACGGAGCTGAGAGGTCCATGGAACTGACATTTGGCTCTGCCTGTCACGGTGCCGGCAGGGTGATGGGAAGGGGAGAGGCAAAACGCAAGTTCAGGGGCGAAGTGCTGGAGAAACAATTGGCTGATAAGGGTATCCATGTCAGGGCCACCCACCCGTCCATGCTGGCTGAGGAGGCGCCCGAGGTGTACAAATCCAGCAGTGAAGTGGTTAATGTGGTCCACGATCTCAATATAGCCCGTAAGGTGGTCCGGGTCAGGCCTATGGGTGTGGCTAAAGGGTAG